Proteins encoded in a region of the Oscillatoria nigro-viridis PCC 7112 genome:
- a CDS encoding DUF4114 domain-containing protein, producing the protein MPLTDPIGEPLIEVESLIPGLAPTFAPQLPGIPTHKTLLYQTPGSSENSEQPNLIETAKPPQSEFSRAETDAFITNKASDIHSISSATISELRTNSNPRDAANSEIDPLIGKFDSDSGDSLTNPNPITSPVITTSTTSEKASPKTQLPATPETSSKPEDIKTPLSSEATLKSESEPNKTSPATASNIIPDRSTTSSEKSETIAVTNLTETIAASPNIPSTDKTSTDKQSPVAKADDKIDSDKQSQNSTIVEKTNSGEPSRTAEVSDKIDSDKTAPIPSTSETKNSDKQLPLAEASTLIDSDKKSPTVDAIPTEKPSSNSQEPLTTQPPTAPLIPPASNPVLPDTNINPEVNSTDSTNPVQTASQALTDKQNDSEKVDPLKTEPAAIPKTAASENVAVTTATAVQTPEKSPNNTDSVSELKQPVQTESIVNQSADAESIKTDQTATASISQPPAETESVIAPLASQSPAKTDSLVSNVGEQSPKETHSNVSTASEELPTKNKSIITAEINSGTVVLDIPVAQITGELETEQLPTKNESIIAVPEADDTVEHNIPVAEITAELETEQFPTKTDSLAPAEFTAGTIKLDITVAFIAKLETDQTPAITVNSLESDSLISNSNQHIQTDNSIPALFSNPSETTAGTALIAEVETTVAPSTLKSPPEPTSNNYNSNSNPIETVAVLPADSDAKIAPQRADITSGLLPLEAEKSAQLSDNIADTQPNSTQSTGNFQTNTNPQINLSITSAANSPIPGTFLVDNQGKVRFDYVFDGGGYEGELGIFSLAGMSAFIPGTPEFIAEASRRVLSNSTDGHIVISDSIEGAKFTGAMPFDGDWGSGEYQGIKTFNMTPGDTFAVMLVPNATIQSSLQSSYSGNWFPSHRPLFSIATANPNDTAHLLQIADVTGTGNTFALEDMSPPNSDRDYNDLIFKISGATGNAPLLDTVINPDREWRNTTLGQQLLAEANPPNSDNNPPVVSPTSTRTYTELETTISLDNLATDAEGDPLTISVQGPVNGTVIFNPLTNKASFKPATGFSGIASFDFLASDAFGSSTPARVTVNVSDVPLLNLDFVKRNPSLNAGENTELIVLGDFADQKGVVLPDSYLTYTSINPEVAPIDAAGKVTGLTNGTSILSASRNNLQAVTPIRIGTMPAPTTDAQLHQILAELYGLDPYPDAVSLSVGATRKLSLGLNSNFTEANLTAASTGTRYFSNNSNILNVSPDGTITAVGIGDGTVTAIHGTASAIIPVRVEAPQIGTTALGTDGGIINSNDGTLAVMIPPGALEQNTTVSIAPVNQQNLSLPLPPGFEFAGAFNLNFSDNSLNIPAQLAVPAPEGLAPGTQAYFLRKGAIPDATGTWNPIWLQEESGIVGDDGNIRTQSPPYPGVVRPGEYAVVYASPTGSATLVKGQLTLNYNFPLAFFGIIDPQGNLGQLINPDKFVTTPAFTVTRDISSVQVVAIPKVGLPVVTEVGVQRNDDGTATFKAALNMPAPTTSDPTTPPVLQKAELKFKDDSGQPFENNEPLLFLTGGNILVNNASDSKGSKFEDLTVKFSFGNSMYEGTVVPTRSRSLGGNQYEVAVKVPDTLPLGASGVVLERKQNQIVEQKGVTPVYKEIQYNSNPIRLPQGAEYVFAALGGSDRVAVLNGKNPESVVDTTNSKDLLLAQIPVGTSGVTDWAESTAVTSDGNRVYATLRNSGQVALVDPMVLRQVDTQLNTPGVNPMVLPAGARPKSIVISPRDDYAYIGDLNQAKIYVLDINPNSATYHKVVETINVTSPLGLSQLAISSDGRRLFGTGSDNNEQVPNRRIYAINIDSKDRPKDEDSNPRKWHQQIGVIPTISETEGIAATNEPTKMVFTNGLNLINTDQNDGPGFGVLEITSDDPLNFTASVSYAPLSLGFPTDYFDVNEGVSVTVTRDGRYGFVAGRNSGSLGPNADVRSGGNIGIIKDPLGPNPQLIGATRPIPEALTNDLVLSNDNKYLYGSYPSLTGSGSVYAFDVEEMIKTLDNPGQFKIDSLDRGVKSPFFNATTARSVTAVDFTRVPIDDINPAISIAADYGILQENRPANQFTYGVPLGTTRAPVGTGGNLRDLSSAPTDWLDLKGPGATTSDLTPTFQWQFAPGWEDVKEVNLFVSTFDKGEGLLPWDKVVDLSDSALLPGFSETQKRQLLSKPWNGYDDFNPNRILTATWKKDTGKWYGHDGITPLDQPLNDPANTSTNFTLPRSLTAGQNYNFAVEAVSNSGAVTKDLGQFQTIPPVSNSPFSSVSVLTHGFTLLPNQSGIPDSFFQMANKIATVSGNTPENSGLIMRYDKPTGNWIPIDLQGRVITDLTEGLKTSETAYLSTLANNLKAGVFIDGKEIKYLNNNKPLVLLTEWSLDRESVIPDVGFSEGAADALFASMVQLDLALGGKVGEYENNQLQRLYDSQGKLIRQQGDLFNSPMHFMGFSRGTVVNSEIVQRLGTFFPQAGGKSMADRDLQMTTIDPHDFYQPSLNLQLPNFISTNFSDFYEPKVQVWNNVTWADNYYQTVADPNGGTATPNGRSLSQLPQEELNKNPKPAGLNFPKATNGDTLGKADREILLGTREGEPGRINSRIGFTKDDGIGGTHKRAFGWYAGTVDLDLEEVLLQYPHVEASENPQAVNDMLGKMGLPEMFDPNFPAAKPWYDNGNGEGVGEGWFYSVLGGGKEQRTFSSVGRVPVSFDNTLSAGMRGDYAVPTLFNGNFDQFIPNKSDAENLGRNTISQEIPGWSFHNSATSKLADPTKHLVDWKAIASLNIPYTYPNGKQVPGTSFLERMGINSDPDFSNYALELKGGDSITHNRFVVPDWGALRFNIHVPKEAADRGNRLKVTLTDTASGEEITESILLNEANFTTGTSDSFYNNDLAKDAARKLGYATRGFETFNVFDTFYEGSSQQKELDKFRGKTAMLKFELEGSEAVYLDDVFFKSSSLRFGEPTPKDGSSPARYSGAAYDGNLYKDNLLIEKPQYSAIRSVETEKLGDDWLLQGNP; encoded by the coding sequence GTGCCTTTAACAGACCCGATTGGAGAACCTTTAATAGAAGTGGAATCCTTAATTCCCGGACTTGCCCCAACTTTCGCCCCACAACTGCCGGGAATTCCGACTCACAAAACCTTATTATATCAAACTCCCGGCTCTTCTGAAAACTCCGAACAACCTAACTTAATAGAAACCGCAAAGCCGCCACAATCCGAATTCAGTCGAGCCGAAACCGATGCTTTTATTACTAACAAAGCCTCCGATATTCACAGCATATCTTCTGCTACCATCAGCGAGCTCAGAACTAACAGCAACCCCAGAGATGCAGCAAATTCTGAAATTGACCCCCTAATTGGCAAATTCGACTCAGACTCAGGAGATTCCCTGACCAACCCGAATCCAATAACCTCACCCGTTATAACTACATCCACAACGAGCGAAAAAGCTTCTCCCAAAACACAATTACCCGCAACCCCTGAAACAAGTTCAAAACCCGAAGATATAAAAACACCCTTATCGTCAGAGGCTACACTCAAAAGCGAATCAGAACCCAACAAAACATCACCTGCAACTGCATCAAACATAATACCAGATCGCAGTACAACTTCATCAGAAAAATCCGAAACTATTGCAGTAACAAATTTAACCGAAACTATTGCGGCTAGCCCAAACATACCCTCAACCGATAAAACCTCTACAGACAAACAGTCCCCAGTTGCCAAAGCTGACGACAAGATAGACTCAGACAAGCAATCTCAAAACTCCACAATTGTGGAGAAAACCAACTCAGGCGAACCATCTCGTACTGCCGAAGTTTCCGACAAAATAGACTCCGATAAAACAGCTCCAATTCCTTCAACTTCAGAAACAAAAAACTCAGACAAACAGCTTCCACTTGCCGAAGCTAGCACCCTGATAGACTCAGACAAAAAATCCCCAACAGTCGATGCAATACCGACCGAAAAACCCAGTTCAAATTCTCAAGAACCGCTGACAACACAGCCCCCAACAGCCCCATTAATTCCACCCGCATCTAACCCTGTTTTACCTGACACTAATATCAACCCAGAAGTCAACTCAACCGATTCCACAAACCCAGTACAAACTGCCAGTCAAGCTTTAACTGACAAACAGAATGATTCAGAAAAAGTTGACCCATTAAAAACCGAACCTGCTGCAATACCAAAAACAGCAGCCAGTGAAAATGTAGCGGTGACGACAGCGACAGCAGTTCAAACCCCAGAAAAATCTCCGAACAATACTGACTCAGTTTCGGAACTTAAACAGCCAGTTCAAACAGAATCTATTGTCAATCAATCAGCAGATGCTGAATCAATAAAAACCGACCAAACTGCAACTGCAAGCATTTCTCAACCCCCCGCAGAAACAGAGTCAGTTATCGCTCCACTTGCGTCACAATCTCCTGCCAAAACAGACTCGCTTGTCTCTAATGTTGGCGAACAATCACCAAAAGAAACCCACTCCAATGTTTCTACCGCATCCGAAGAATTACCAACAAAAAACAAGTCGATTATTACCGCAGAAATCAATTCTGGTACGGTGGTTCTGGACATCCCTGTCGCTCAAATAACAGGAGAACTTGAAACCGAACAACTGCCCACAAAAAACGAGTCAATTATTGCCGTACCCGAAGCGGATGATACGGTTGAACATAATATCCCTGTCGCTGAAATAACAGCAGAATTAGAAACCGAACAATTCCCAACAAAAACAGATTCGCTAGCTCCCGCAGAATTCACTGCTGGTACAATAAAACTGGATATTACTGTTGCCTTCATAGCAAAACTTGAAACCGATCAAACCCCAGCTATTACTGTTAATTCTCTCGAATCAGACTCGCTAATTTCCAACTCGAATCAACACATACAAACCGATAATTCAATACCAGCACTATTCTCAAATCCATCAGAAACAACAGCAGGTACGGCACTGATAGCCGAAGTCGAAACAACCGTTGCACCCTCAACTCTTAAATCCCCACCCGAACCAACTTCAAACAATTATAATAGCAATTCAAATCCAATAGAAACTGTCGCTGTTCTACCTGCAGATTCTGATGCCAAAATTGCGCCCCAAAGAGCAGATATAACAAGCGGTTTGCTGCCGTTAGAGGCAGAAAAATCTGCTCAACTTTCAGATAATATTGCAGACACTCAACCCAATTCCACACAGAGTACCGGCAACTTCCAAACCAATACCAATCCCCAGATAAATCTATCCATAACATCAGCAGCCAACTCACCAATCCCCGGGACTTTTCTTGTAGATAACCAAGGAAAAGTCAGATTCGACTATGTATTTGACGGCGGCGGCTACGAAGGCGAACTCGGTATTTTCAGCCTGGCAGGAATGTCCGCATTTATACCCGGAACTCCAGAATTCATTGCCGAAGCATCCCGTAGAGTTTTAAGCAATTCCACCGACGGCCACATTGTAATTAGCGACAGCATAGAAGGGGCAAAATTCACCGGTGCGATGCCCTTCGACGGGGATTGGGGCAGCGGCGAATATCAGGGTATAAAAACCTTCAACATGACACCTGGAGATACCTTTGCCGTGATGTTAGTCCCCAACGCTACAATACAATCATCCCTCCAATCCTCGTATTCGGGAAATTGGTTCCCCTCACACCGTCCCTTATTCAGTATCGCCACAGCCAATCCCAACGATACCGCTCATCTGCTACAAATAGCCGACGTTACGGGCACCGGCAACACCTTCGCCCTGGAAGATATGTCGCCTCCTAACTCGGACAGAGATTACAATGACCTAATCTTTAAAATTAGTGGCGCAACCGGAAACGCACCGCTGCTAGATACAGTCATCAATCCTGACAGAGAATGGCGCAATACGACTCTAGGACAGCAATTGCTCGCCGAAGCCAATCCCCCGAATTCTGACAACAATCCGCCCGTTGTTTCACCAACAAGCACTCGGACTTATACAGAATTAGAGACAACTATTTCATTAGACAATCTTGCCACAGATGCAGAGGGCGACCCTCTCACAATTAGCGTCCAGGGTCCAGTAAACGGCACAGTAATTTTCAATCCCTTAACTAACAAAGCATCCTTTAAACCAGCAACTGGTTTCTCTGGAATTGCCAGCTTTGATTTCCTTGCCAGCGACGCTTTTGGGAGTTCAACTCCCGCGCGAGTCACAGTCAATGTCAGCGACGTTCCCCTGCTGAATCTAGATTTTGTGAAGCGAAATCCGAGCCTCAATGCAGGAGAAAATACGGAATTGATTGTGCTCGGAGACTTTGCCGACCAAAAAGGTGTAGTGCTGCCAGATTCTTATCTAACTTACACTTCAATAAATCCAGAAGTAGCACCAATAGACGCAGCCGGGAAAGTGACAGGTTTAACCAACGGTACTTCAATTTTGAGCGCAAGTCGCAACAACCTGCAAGCTGTCACCCCAATTCGGATTGGGACGATGCCAGCACCCACAACAGACGCTCAATTGCATCAGATACTAGCCGAACTATACGGACTAGACCCATACCCAGATGCCGTCTCCCTATCTGTTGGTGCAACAAGGAAACTGTCCCTCGGCTTAAACTCCAACTTCACCGAAGCCAACCTAACCGCAGCCAGCACAGGTACGCGCTACTTTAGCAACAACAGCAACATCCTCAACGTCAGTCCCGACGGCACCATTACAGCAGTCGGCATTGGCGATGGCACCGTCACAGCCATTCACGGAACCGCATCCGCCATCATTCCAGTTCGAGTCGAAGCACCGCAAATCGGCACAACTGCCTTGGGAACCGACGGTGGCATCATCAACTCAAACGACGGAACCCTAGCAGTAATGATACCTCCGGGTGCTCTAGAACAGAATACAACCGTCAGCATTGCCCCAGTCAACCAACAAAACTTGTCCCTACCGCTACCACCGGGATTTGAATTTGCAGGGGCCTTCAACTTAAACTTTAGCGATAACTCCCTGAATATACCCGCCCAGTTAGCAGTACCAGCACCCGAAGGATTAGCACCAGGAACTCAAGCATACTTCCTCCGAAAAGGAGCAATTCCTGACGCGACCGGCACTTGGAATCCGATTTGGCTGCAAGAAGAATCAGGCATAGTCGGGGATGACGGCAACATTCGCACCCAGTCTCCTCCCTATCCAGGTGTGGTCAGACCGGGCGAATACGCAGTAGTTTACGCCAGTCCGACAGGCAGCGCCACCTTAGTCAAAGGTCAGCTTACCCTCAACTACAACTTCCCCCTAGCATTTTTTGGCATCATTGACCCCCAGGGAAATCTCGGTCAGTTAATCAACCCGGACAAATTCGTTACCACTCCAGCCTTTACCGTAACTCGCGACATATCTTCAGTGCAGGTCGTAGCAATCCCCAAGGTGGGACTGCCCGTGGTAACAGAGGTGGGCGTGCAGCGAAACGACGACGGCACCGCCACTTTCAAGGCAGCTTTGAATATGCCAGCCCCAACTACCTCTGACCCCACAACACCTCCTGTCCTCCAAAAAGCTGAATTGAAATTCAAGGATGATTCCGGTCAACCATTTGAGAACAATGAGCCCCTCTTATTTCTGACAGGGGGCAACATTCTGGTCAACAACGCCAGCGACTCCAAAGGCAGTAAGTTTGAAGATTTGACAGTTAAGTTCTCTTTTGGTAACTCTATGTATGAGGGGACTGTAGTACCGACACGCAGCCGCTCTCTTGGAGGCAATCAGTATGAAGTAGCAGTTAAAGTGCCTGATACATTACCCCTGGGCGCTTCAGGCGTCGTGCTGGAGAGGAAGCAGAACCAGATCGTCGAGCAAAAAGGCGTTACACCAGTATACAAAGAAATCCAGTACAACAGCAATCCAATTCGGCTGCCACAGGGGGCAGAGTACGTCTTTGCAGCCTTGGGCGGTTCTGACCGAGTAGCGGTTCTCAACGGTAAAAACCCCGAATCAGTGGTTGATACTACAAACAGCAAGGACTTGCTGTTGGCTCAAATTCCTGTGGGGACTAGCGGTGTCACAGATTGGGCAGAATCAACAGCCGTGACTAGCGACGGAAATCGCGTTTACGCAACCTTGAGGAATTCAGGTCAAGTGGCATTGGTCGATCCAATGGTACTGCGACAGGTAGATACTCAGCTAAATACCCCAGGCGTCAATCCCATGGTCCTGCCGGCGGGCGCTAGACCCAAGTCAATAGTCATCAGTCCTAGAGACGATTATGCTTACATTGGCGACTTGAATCAAGCGAAAATTTACGTCCTTGACATCAACCCTAACTCGGCAACTTATCACAAAGTAGTTGAGACTATTAACGTCACTTCACCATTAGGATTGAGTCAGTTGGCAATTAGTAGTGATGGGCGGCGGCTGTTCGGCACGGGTTCTGATAATAATGAGCAAGTGCCTAATCGTCGGATTTATGCAATCAATATTGACTCTAAGGACCGACCGAAGGATGAAGATTCTAATCCTCGTAAGTGGCATCAACAAATTGGAGTTATTCCTACTATTTCGGAGACCGAGGGAATAGCAGCTACGAATGAGCCGACGAAAATGGTGTTCACGAACGGATTGAATCTGATTAATACTGACCAGAATGACGGGCCTGGTTTTGGGGTGTTGGAAATTACTTCGGACGACCCTCTTAACTTTACTGCTTCTGTGAGTTATGCCCCTTTAAGTTTGGGTTTTCCTACTGATTATTTTGATGTGAATGAGGGGGTATCTGTCACTGTAACGCGGGATGGGCGGTATGGGTTTGTGGCTGGTCGCAATTCTGGAAGTCTTGGCCCTAATGCAGATGTGCGTTCTGGGGGAAATATTGGGATTATTAAAGACCCCTTGGGCCCGAATCCTCAATTAATCGGTGCTACCAGACCGATTCCAGAGGCTCTTACTAACGATTTAGTGCTTTCTAATGACAACAAATACCTTTATGGCTCTTATCCTTCTCTGACTGGTAGCGGGAGCGTTTATGCTTTCGATGTTGAGGAAATGATTAAAACTCTGGACAATCCCGGTCAATTCAAAATTGATAGTCTTGACAGGGGTGTTAAGTCTCCTTTCTTCAATGCTACTACGGCGAGGTCTGTGACTGCGGTTGATTTCACAAGGGTTCCTATTGATGATATAAATCCGGCTATTAGTATTGCTGCTGACTATGGGATTCTTCAGGAGAATCGACCTGCTAATCAGTTTACTTATGGGGTGCCGTTGGGTACAACACGCGCACCAGTCGGTACTGGAGGCAATTTACGGGATTTGAGTTCTGCACCGACTGACTGGCTGGATTTGAAGGGGCCTGGTGCAACGACAAGTGACCTGACTCCGACTTTTCAATGGCAGTTTGCTCCGGGTTGGGAGGATGTGAAAGAAGTTAATCTTTTTGTCAGTACCTTCGATAAAGGGGAGGGTTTATTGCCCTGGGATAAGGTTGTCGATTTATCAGATTCGGCACTCCTTCCCGGATTCTCGGAAACACAAAAGCGTCAACTTCTTTCTAAGCCTTGGAACGGTTATGACGATTTCAATCCAAACCGGATTCTGACTGCGACTTGGAAGAAAGATACTGGCAAGTGGTACGGCCATGACGGGATTACGCCTCTTGACCAACCTTTAAATGACCCCGCAAATACTAGCACTAACTTCACGCTACCGAGGAGTCTTACTGCGGGGCAGAACTACAATTTTGCTGTTGAAGCTGTGAGTAATAGCGGCGCTGTGACCAAAGATTTGGGGCAGTTTCAAACCATACCTCCTGTTAGCAACAGTCCTTTCAGCAGCGTGAGTGTGTTGACTCATGGTTTTACACTTTTGCCTAACCAGTCTGGGATTCCTGATTCCTTTTTCCAAATGGCCAACAAAATTGCCACTGTTAGCGGCAATACACCGGAAAACAGCGGGTTAATTATGCGCTACGACAAGCCTACAGGCAACTGGATTCCTATAGATTTACAGGGACGGGTGATAACTGATTTGACCGAGGGGCTTAAGACCAGCGAAACAGCTTATTTATCAACTTTGGCAAATAACTTAAAAGCCGGGGTATTTATAGATGGAAAGGAGATTAAATACCTCAACAATAACAAACCGTTAGTGTTGCTGACAGAATGGTCGTTGGACAGAGAATCTGTCATTCCTGACGTTGGCTTTTCTGAGGGCGCGGCTGATGCTTTGTTTGCTTCTATGGTGCAGTTGGATTTGGCATTAGGGGGTAAGGTTGGAGAGTATGAAAACAATCAACTCCAGCGGTTGTACGACAGCCAAGGGAAGCTGATTCGCCAGCAGGGGGATTTGTTCAATTCGCCCATGCACTTCATGGGCTTCAGTCGGGGTACTGTTGTCAATAGCGAAATCGTACAGCGTTTAGGGACTTTCTTCCCCCAAGCGGGCGGCAAATCTATGGCTGACCGAGACCTCCAAATGACAACAATCGACCCGCACGATTTTTATCAACCTAGTTTGAATTTACAATTACCGAACTTTATCAGCACAAATTTCAGCGATTTCTACGAACCCAAAGTTCAGGTTTGGAATAATGTGACATGGGCTGATAATTATTATCAGACTGTGGCTGACCCGAATGGTGGTACTGCTACTCCTAACGGTCGTTCTTTGAGTCAACTTCCACAAGAGGAGTTGAATAAGAATCCGAAACCTGCTGGACTGAATTTTCCTAAAGCTACTAATGGCGATACTTTAGGGAAAGCAGACCGAGAGATTTTACTCGGTACTCGTGAGGGGGAACCAGGTCGGATAAATAGTCGGATTGGGTTTACTAAGGATGATGGTATTGGGGGGACACACAAGCGAGCATTTGGATGGTATGCTGGGACGGTTGATTTAGACCTGGAGGAAGTTTTACTTCAGTATCCTCATGTGGAGGCCTCTGAGAATCCTCAAGCAGTTAACGATATGTTGGGTAAAATGGGTTTACCCGAAATGTTCGATCCGAATTTCCCGGCAGCTAAACCTTGGTATGATAATGGCAATGGTGAAGGGGTTGGTGAGGGTTGGTTTTATTCTGTTTTGGGTGGAGGTAAAGAGCAACGGACGTTTAGTTCTGTTGGGCGCGTGCCGGTGAGTTTTGATAATACTCTTTCTGCTGGTATGCGGGGGGATTATGCGGTTCCTACTCTGTTTAATGGGAATTTTGACCAGTTTATTCCTAATAAGAGTGATGCTGAAAATTTGGGTCGGAATACTATCTCTCAGGAAATTCCTGGGTGGTCTTTCCACAATAGTGCCACATCAAAGTTGGCAGACCCCACGAAGCATTTAGTAGATTGGAAAGCCATCGCTTCGTTGAATATTCCCTACACTTATCCCAATGGAAAGCAAGTACCAGGAACCTCGTTTTTGGAGCGCATGGGCATCAATAGCGATCCTGATTTCTCTAACTATGCTCTGGAATTAAAGGGTGGTGACAGCATTACC